A stretch of Cicer arietinum cultivar CDC Frontier isolate Library 1 chromosome 5, Cicar.CDCFrontier_v2.0, whole genome shotgun sequence DNA encodes these proteins:
- the LOC101514915 gene encoding uncharacterized protein, with amino-acid sequence MLAVPLLLNSLFVLQSMDGYHPDRSWVYDRLYVQRGGLKPTFTKGVEEFITKAISRNQFLEDGGIRCPCHYCMCSGVLSVSEVKLHLYRFGFQPNYWYWTQHGEEAPHIDPENVPSSSGYIDNDDPTYDAFGPTYDFQNMGDEGNEEEINEEPPNEDAQDFYDLLTAANKPLYEGASDSKLSICANKPLYEGASDSKLSICVKLLACKSNWNVPQKCLDFFATMLVDVCPFKDSLPKKFYQAKKLVTILGLKSEKIDCCVKGCMLYYKENSADIECRFCHEPRYVPRKPGIGNHKDIPVKRMFYMPITHRLKRLYASTETAAQMRWHQHNRSSSGILRHPSDGEAWNHFDARYPDFANEPRNVRLGLCSDGFTPYIQASSPPYSCWPVVVTPYNLPPEMCMTKPFMFLNCLIPGPSNPKANIDVYLQPLIDELQQLWSEGALTYDISMKQNFVMRATLMWTINDFPAYGMLSGWSTQGKLACPVCMDGNKAFTLKYGGKKSWFDCHRRFLPHNHAFRRSKKGFTKNRVVKDEPPPILNGEEVWGLVHNIPRVIDNAHTKLSGYGVSHNWTKRSIFWDLPYWKDNLLRHNLDVMHIEKNFFDNVFNTVMNVKNKTKDNEKARMDLAIICQRSDLELVPHNNGKMKKPKANYCLTSSEAKKVCKWIKELKMPDGYASNLARCANVNRGQMNGMKSHDCHVFMECLLPFAFSSLPDHVWKPLTELSQFFKGLCSNTLRHDELVKLGENIPFIICKLERIFPPGFFDSMEHLPIHLPYEAKRGGPVQYRWMYPFERMMGDFKRTVKNKARVEGSICMSYLHRETTYFCSHYFKTISLFNRSQRNEGAKLNDVVTTTLSISNQLGRPSGKAQTHWLSDAERRSAHVHILINCNEVKPYIDAFLHSNSILEEDPISQTRIHGEFPEWFRAYAIDKENGVTDPNLLSLAWGPNSMVKTWHKYYINGYKFHTKAWSQGKKTINSGVYVKGVTGGGEDDFYGVIQHIFELEYYKLPHKVALFYCQWFDPRRNRGTKVHPQYDIVDIKMNRK; translated from the exons ATGTTAGCAGTTCCGTTGCTCCTCAATTCTTTGTTTGTCCTTCAAAGTATGGATGGCTACCACCCAGATCGTAGTTGGGTATATGATAGACTTTATGTTCAACGAGGGGGGTTGAAACCAACATTTACAAAAggtgttgaagagtttataacaAAGGCAATAAGTCGTAATCAGTTTCTAGAAGATGGTGGCATCAGATGTCCTTGTCACTATTGTATGTGTAGCGGTGTATTGTCTGTAAGTGAAGTCAAACTTCACTTGTATAGGTTTGGGTTCCAACCAAATTATTGGTATTGGACTCAGCATGGTGAAGAAGCTCCACATATTGACCCAGAAAATGTTCCAAGTAGTAGTGGATATATTGATAACGACGATCCAACTTATGATGCATTTGGTCCAACTTATGACTTCCAAAATATGGGTGATGAGGGCAACGAGGAAGAGATTAATGAAGAGCCTCCAAATGAGGATGCTCAAGACTTTTATGATTTGTTAACTGCTGCAAACAAACCCTTATATGAGGGGGCTTCtgattcaaaactttcaatatGCGCAAACAAACCCTTATATGAGGGGGCTTCtgattcaaaactttcaatatGCGTGAAACTTTTAGCTTGCAAATCAAATTGGAATGTTCCGCAGAAATGTCTTGATTTCTTTGCAACCATGCTTGTAGATGTGTGTCCTTTTAAGGATTCACTTCCAAAAAAATTTTACCAAGCGAAAAAACTGGTGACAATTCTAGGATTGAAGTCTGAGaaaattgattgttgtgttaaagggtGCATGTTGTACTACAAAGAGAATAGTGCAGATATAGAGTGTAGGTTTTGTCATGAACCCCGATATGTTCCTCGTAAGCCTGGGATAGGTAACCACAAAGACATTCCAGTTAAGAGGATGTTCTATATGCCAATCACTCATAGGTTAAAAAGATTGTATGCATCAACGGAAACTGCTGCCCAAATGAGATGGCATCAACATAATAGATCAAGTTCAGGCATTTTACGTCATCCATCTGATGGGGAAGCTTGGAATCATTTTGATGCAAGGTATCCAGACTTCGCAAATGAACCAAGAAATGTAAGGCTTGGGTTATGTTCTGATGGCTTCACGCCATACATTCAGGCATCTTCACCCCCATATTCTTGTTGGCCTGTTGTTGTGACCCCGTATAATCTCCCGCCCGAAATGTGCATGACTAAaccattcatgtttttgaattgTCTCATACCTGGACCATCTAACCCAAAAGCAAACATTGATGTGTATTTACAACCATTAATAGACGAGCTTCAACAATTGTGGAGTGAAGGGGCTTTGACTTATGATATTTCCATGAAACAAAACTTTGTAATGAGGGCAACCTTAATGTGGACAATTAACGATTTTCCTGCTTATGGCATGTTATCTGGATGGAGTACCCAAGGTAAGTTGGCATGTCCGGTGTGTATGGATGGAAATAAGgcttttactttaaaatacggTGGAAAAAAGTCATGGTTTGATTGTCACCGTCGTTTCTTACCTCAtaatcatgcatttagaagaaGTAAAAAAGGGTTCACTAAAAATAGGGTTGTGAAGGATGAACCTCCTCCAATATTGAATGGTGAAGAAGTTTGGGGTTTGGTTCACAATATTCCACGAGTGATAGATAATGCACATACTAAATTGTCTGGATATGGAGTTagccataattggactaaaCGAAGCATATTTTGGGATCTTCCATACTggaaagataatttattaaggCATAATTTAGATGTCATGCACATAGAAAAAAACTTCTTTGATAATGTGTTTAACACTGTCATGAATGTTAAGAACAAGACTAAGGACAATGAAAAAGCACGAATGGACTTGGCCATCATTTGCCAACGTAGCGACCTGGAGTTGGTTCCACATAACAatggaaaaatgaaaaaacctAAGGCAAATTATTGTCTTACGTCTAGTGAGGCAAAGAAAGTTTGTAAATGGATAAAGGAGCTTAAGATGCCAGATGGGTATGCTTCTAACTTGGCAAGATGTGCAAATGTTAATAGAGGACAAATGAATGGGATGAAAAGCCACGATTGTCATGTATTTATGGAGTGTTTGCTTCCATTTGCATTTAGTTCATTGCCTGACCATGTGTGGAAACCATTAACAGAATTAAGTCAATTCTTTAAGGGCTTGTGCAGCAATACCTTAAGACATGATGAATTGGTCAAATTGGGTGAAAATATTCCATTCATCATATGCAAACTTGAAAGAATCTTTCCACCAGGATTCTTTGATTCAATGGAGCATCTTCCAATTCACCTCCCGTATGAGGCAAAACGTGGTGGTCCAGTTCAAtatcgatggatgtatccatttgaaag AATGATGGGTGATTTTAAGCGCACAGTGAAAAACAAGGCTAGAGTGGAAGGCTCAATATGTATGTCATACTTACATCGAGAGACAACATATTTTTGTTCCCACTATTTCAAAACAATCTCTTTGTTTAATAGAAGCCAACGTAATGAAGGTGCAAAATTAAATGATGTTGTCACAACAACACTGTCAATTAGCAATCAATTAGGACGTCCTAGTGGGAAGGCCCAAACACATTGGTTGAGTGATGCTGAAAGAAGGTCTGCTCATGTACACATCCTCATCAATTGCAACGAGGTCAAGCCATATATTGA CGCCTTTTTGCACTCTAATTCCATTCTTGAAGAAGATCCTATATCTCAAACTCGTATACATGGAGAATTCCCAGAATGGTTTCGTGCGTAT GCCATTGACAAGGAAAATGGCGTGACTGACCCTAACTTGTTATCATTAGCTTGGGGTCCTAACTCAATGGTTAAAACTTGGcacaagtattacattaatgggtacaaatttcacacaaaagcTTGGTCTCAGGGTAAGAAAACCATAAATAGTGGAGTTTATGTGAAAGGGGTTACTGGAGGAGGGGAAGATGATTTCTATGGAGTCATCCAACATATCTTCGAGTTGGAGTATTACAAATTGCCTCACAAAGTAGCCTTGTTTTATTGCCAATGGTTTGATCCTAGACGGAACAGAGGAACCAAAGTTCATCCACAATATGATATTGTAGATATCAAGATGAATCGAAAATAA